One Endozoicomonas gorgoniicola DNA window includes the following coding sequences:
- a CDS encoding IS110 family RNA-guided transposase has translation MKHNPNPAKVQKRISGHLKTVNLYAAGIDIGSEFHFVAVPKELDEQSVRSFACFTSDLEMMTQWLVKIGITTVVMESTGIYWIPAFEMLEEHGLDVKLVNARHVKNVPGRKSDVQDCQWLQQLHTHGLLEGAFRPEDQVCALRAYMRQRETLIRYRASHIQHMQKALRQMNLLLDNVVADITGKTGMGIILSILAGERDPEVLAKHRDSHCKKSEKVIAKSLHGHYRVEHLFALKQSVELYDFYEKQIEACDKALEDQLNQFDDKSESISLPAKRKSASAPAFDVRTHLYRVTGVDLTSIEGIEENTALKVVSEIGTDMSRWPTVKHFCSWLGLSPGNKISGGKVLSSKTKRIPNRAASALRMAALTLVSSKSALGAYYRRMRSKLGAPKAITATAHKLARLIYSMLKNGSEYVDRGQDYYEEQYRDRVIKNMRKRAEDMGYKLVEIETASPS, from the coding sequence ATGAAACACAACCCAAATCCGGCTAAAGTTCAAAAGCGGATATCTGGCCATCTAAAAACCGTGAACCTCTATGCTGCAGGCATTGATATTGGTTCAGAGTTCCACTTTGTTGCTGTCCCTAAAGAGCTCGATGAACAGTCGGTTCGGTCTTTTGCCTGCTTTACCTCTGATCTCGAAATGATGACTCAATGGCTCGTGAAAATCGGAATTACGACCGTGGTCATGGAGTCTACCGGAATCTATTGGATTCCCGCTTTCGAAATGCTTGAAGAGCACGGCCTTGACGTCAAACTGGTGAATGCTCGTCATGTTAAAAACGTCCCTGGTCGTAAAAGTGATGTGCAGGACTGTCAGTGGTTACAACAACTGCATACTCATGGCCTGCTTGAGGGAGCTTTTCGCCCTGAAGATCAGGTGTGTGCCTTGCGTGCCTATATGCGTCAGCGTGAAACCCTGATCCGTTACCGGGCGTCGCACATACAGCACATGCAGAAAGCTTTACGGCAAATGAACCTGTTGTTGGACAATGTCGTTGCGGATATCACTGGCAAAACGGGGATGGGTATCATTCTCTCCATTCTCGCGGGAGAGCGTGACCCAGAGGTACTGGCCAAACACCGGGACTCTCATTGTAAAAAATCAGAGAAAGTCATTGCTAAGTCACTGCATGGGCATTACCGGGTGGAACACCTATTTGCCTTAAAGCAGTCTGTTGAGCTTTATGATTTTTACGAAAAGCAAATTGAAGCTTGTGACAAGGCATTGGAAGACCAGTTGAACCAGTTTGATGATAAGTCCGAGAGTATCTCTCTGCCTGCAAAACGCAAATCAGCCAGCGCCCCTGCTTTTGATGTAAGAACTCACCTTTACCGGGTGACAGGGGTAGATCTGACATCGATTGAGGGAATAGAGGAAAATACCGCCCTGAAGGTAGTTTCTGAAATTGGTACAGACATGAGTCGCTGGCCGACAGTGAAGCACTTTTGTTCCTGGCTGGGACTGAGCCCGGGAAACAAGATATCAGGAGGCAAAGTGTTGAGCAGCAAGACCAAAAGAATCCCTAACCGGGCCGCTTCTGCTCTGCGTATGGCTGCACTGACTCTGGTGAGTTCGAAAAGTGCGCTGGGAGCCTATTATCGTCGAATGAGAAGTAAGCTGGGGGCACCAAAAGCGATTACAGCGACTGCACATAAACTTGCCCGGCTGATTTACAGCATGCTGAAAAACGGCTCAGAGTACGTAGATAGAGGTCAGGATTACTACGAGGAGCAATACCGTGACCGAGTCATTAAAAACATGAGAAAGCGCGCTGAAGACATGGGTTACAAACTGGTCGAAATTGAAACAGCCTCACCATCTTGA
- a CDS encoding threonine ammonia-lyase, giving the protein MSSTPTALPDPMTLREVYQQQQPYTRMTPLLVSESLSKLIHGDVLVKAESLQKTGAFKFRGAIYRLLLLTPEQKQQGVTAYSSGNFARGLAAAGKILNVKVTLVMPADAPENKIASAKKLGANVVLCQQMEPSREEAAQKLSEDIANQNGSILLHPFDDPEIIKGQSAVGVELMQQLQQQQINCQSLLCPVGGGSLVAGCSLLFDPFHTSTQVFGVEPEGYAGMNQSLLVNHLSRAPGKNLSHCDALLARSPGKANFEVVRQTSVKGLRVSEHFVVEAVQIAFEELKLVLEPSGAIALGALMQYPAQFRGQTVVAIATGGNVDKALFTELVNK; this is encoded by the coding sequence ATGTCCTCTACACCAACAGCCCTGCCCGACCCCATGACACTCAGGGAGGTGTACCAGCAGCAACAGCCCTACACCCGGATGACGCCGTTACTGGTTTCTGAGTCACTGTCAAAACTGATCCATGGCGACGTACTGGTTAAAGCAGAGTCACTGCAAAAAACCGGTGCCTTCAAATTCAGGGGAGCTATCTATCGCCTGTTGTTATTAACGCCGGAGCAGAAGCAGCAGGGCGTCACGGCTTACTCATCCGGGAATTTCGCCAGAGGTCTTGCCGCTGCGGGCAAGATTCTCAATGTAAAAGTCACACTGGTCATGCCTGCGGATGCACCGGAAAATAAAATCGCCAGTGCAAAGAAGCTCGGAGCCAATGTCGTACTCTGTCAGCAGATGGAGCCATCCAGGGAAGAAGCAGCCCAGAAACTTTCTGAAGACATTGCCAACCAGAATGGTTCAATACTACTGCACCCCTTTGACGACCCGGAAATCATCAAGGGACAGAGTGCTGTTGGTGTCGAATTGATGCAGCAGTTACAGCAACAACAGATTAACTGCCAGAGCCTGCTCTGTCCTGTCGGTGGCGGGAGCCTGGTGGCAGGGTGCAGCCTGCTGTTTGACCCGTTTCATACCAGCACACAGGTCTTTGGCGTAGAGCCGGAGGGGTATGCTGGCATGAACCAGTCATTGCTGGTTAATCATCTCAGCAGGGCGCCGGGGAAAAACCTGAGCCACTGTGACGCCCTGTTAGCCCGGAGTCCCGGTAAAGCGAATTTTGAAGTGGTGCGCCAGACCAGCGTTAAGGGCTTACGGGTATCAGAACACTTTGTCGTTGAAGCGGTGCAAATCGCTTTTGAAGAACTGAAACTGGTACTGGAACCGAGTGGTGCCATCGCGCTGGGTGCGCTGATGCAATACCCGGCTCAGTTCAGGGGGCAGACCGTAGTAGCGATAGCCACCGGCGGTAATGTTGATAAAGCCCTTTTCACAGAGTTGGTGAACAAATAG
- the hflD gene encoding high frequency lysogenization protein HflD, whose product MQYTAKEQAAALAGIFQAAALVERLARTGQLTDEDMTPSIHSVFVTNPDSVEDIYQGYGSLALGRQTLKSVLERQSDAIQGDTVRYALTLIHLERKLSRNGNMLQEISQRLSRAGDQVSHFGLLHENVIAGLAGIYLDTISTFRTRVQVSGDLRHLQIKSNAEKIRALLLAGIRSAILWRQTGGSRWHLLLNRKKLLAGLKQL is encoded by the coding sequence GTGCAATACACAGCAAAGGAACAGGCCGCGGCGCTGGCCGGCATTTTTCAGGCAGCCGCGTTAGTAGAACGCCTGGCACGGACAGGTCAGCTGACGGATGAGGACATGACTCCCTCTATCCACAGCGTATTTGTGACCAACCCGGATTCAGTAGAAGACATCTATCAGGGCTATGGCTCACTGGCACTGGGACGACAAACCCTTAAAAGCGTACTGGAGCGCCAAAGTGATGCGATTCAGGGGGATACCGTTCGCTATGCCCTCACCCTGATCCACCTTGAGCGTAAACTCAGTCGTAACGGCAATATGCTGCAGGAAATCAGCCAGCGCCTCTCCCGCGCCGGAGATCAGGTCTCCCACTTCGGACTGCTGCATGAAAATGTAATCGCCGGCCTTGCAGGCATCTATCTGGATACCATCAGCACATTCAGAACCCGTGTACAGGTTTCTGGTGATCTACGCCACCTGCAAATCAAAAGCAATGCCGAAAAAATCAGGGCGCTGCTTCTGGCGGGTATTCGTTCCGCCATTCTGTGGCGACAGACCGGCGGTAGCCGCTGGCACCTGCTGCTGAACCGCAAAAAATTGCTGGCCGGTCTGAAGCAACTCTGA
- a CDS encoding heme NO-binding domain-containing protein, with translation MKGVIFTEFMEMVEQKFSVDVAEEIISAANLESNGEYTSLGTYSHEEVLNLVTLLSEKSGLEAGDLALAFGEYLFGRFATIHADFFHGVSSGFDFIEKVEDYIHIEVQKLYPDANPPKLTCTREADDKMALHYRSHRPFASVAEGLIKGCAAHFNENLTIDRQDLPGVGPGTEARFLMERKS, from the coding sequence ATGAAAGGCGTTATTTTTACCGAATTCATGGAAATGGTTGAACAAAAGTTCTCGGTTGACGTTGCAGAAGAGATCATTTCAGCAGCCAACCTTGAGTCTAACGGTGAATACACCTCCCTTGGTACTTATTCTCATGAAGAAGTTCTGAACCTGGTAACACTTCTGAGTGAAAAGAGCGGGCTGGAAGCAGGTGACTTGGCTCTGGCGTTTGGGGAGTATCTGTTTGGTCGTTTTGCCACGATTCATGCTGATTTCTTTCATGGCGTAAGCTCTGGGTTCGACTTTATTGAGAAAGTTGAAGATTACATACATATCGAAGTTCAGAAACTGTATCCCGATGCAAATCCGCCCAAGCTGACATGCACCCGGGAAGCGGATGACAAAATGGCGCTTCACTACCGCTCTCACCGTCCCTTTGCCTCGGTTGCTGAAGGTTTGATTAAGGGTTGTGCTGCTCATTTCAATGAGAACCTGACGATCGACCGGCAGGATCTTCCCGGCGTTGGTCCCGGCACTGAAGCTCGTTTTTTGATGGAAAGAAAATCCTGA
- the purB gene encoding adenylosuccinate lyase translates to MELTALTAVSPIDGRYGSKTESLRTIFSEYGLIRFRVTVEVKWLQALAAHPQITEVPVLSEEADAALNQLIDDFSLSDAGRVKDIERTTNHDVKAVEYLIKEKVQDNAELAAISEFVHFACTSEDINNLSHGLMLKTGMQEAVLPVMEELIADIEKLAQDHACQPMLSRTHGQTASPTTLGKEMANVAYRLRRQIRQIKAISPLGKVNGAVGNYNAHLSAYPEVNWQEHAEEFVTSLGLTFNPYTTQIEPHDYIAELYDAICRFNTILIDFDRDVWGYISLGYFKQKTIAGEVGSSTMPHKVNPIDFENSEGNLGIANAVMQHLAAKLPVSRWQRDLTDSTVLRNLGAGLGYSLIAYASSLKGISKLQVNAETLNADLDNAWEVLAEPIQTVMRRYGIEQPYEKLKALTRGQDGITKTTLATFIDGLELPAPVKEELKAMTPATYIGNAVDQAKAI, encoded by the coding sequence ATGGAGCTGACTGCACTGACTGCCGTATCCCCTATCGACGGTCGTTATGGGTCTAAAACCGAAAGTCTCAGAACCATTTTCAGCGAGTATGGCCTGATCCGCTTCCGCGTTACTGTTGAGGTAAAGTGGTTGCAGGCTCTGGCTGCTCACCCTCAAATCACCGAAGTTCCGGTTCTGTCTGAAGAAGCAGATGCTGCGCTGAACCAGCTGATCGACGATTTTTCCCTGTCTGACGCCGGGCGTGTCAAAGACATCGAACGCACCACCAACCACGATGTAAAAGCCGTTGAGTACCTGATCAAGGAAAAGGTACAGGACAACGCCGAACTGGCTGCCATCAGCGAATTTGTTCACTTCGCCTGCACCTCTGAAGACATCAACAACCTGTCTCACGGCCTGATGCTGAAAACGGGGATGCAAGAAGCCGTCCTGCCGGTCATGGAAGAGTTGATAGCTGATATTGAAAAACTGGCGCAAGATCACGCCTGCCAGCCAATGCTGTCCCGTACCCACGGCCAGACCGCGTCTCCAACGACACTGGGCAAAGAGATGGCCAACGTCGCTTATCGTCTGCGCCGTCAGATCCGGCAGATCAAGGCGATCTCCCCGCTGGGCAAAGTCAATGGCGCTGTAGGAAACTACAATGCTCACCTGTCTGCCTACCCTGAGGTAAACTGGCAGGAACATGCAGAAGAGTTTGTCACCAGCCTGGGACTGACCTTTAACCCATACACCACCCAGATTGAACCACATGATTACATCGCCGAACTGTACGATGCCATCTGCCGTTTTAACACCATCCTGATCGATTTCGATCGTGATGTCTGGGGCTATATCTCTCTGGGTTACTTCAAGCAGAAGACCATTGCCGGTGAAGTGGGCTCCTCCACCATGCCGCACAAGGTCAACCCGATTGACTTCGAAAACTCCGAAGGCAACCTGGGCATCGCCAATGCAGTCATGCAGCACCTGGCCGCCAAACTGCCAGTGTCCCGCTGGCAGCGCGACCTGACCGACTCTACCGTTCTGCGTAACCTGGGTGCCGGTCTGGGCTACAGCCTGATCGCCTACGCCTCCAGCCTGAAAGGCATCAGCAAGCTGCAGGTAAATGCCGAGACACTGAACGCTGACCTGGATAATGCCTGGGAAGTACTGGCCGAGCCGATTCAGACAGTTATGCGCCGCTACGGTATTGAACAGCCTTACGAGAAACTGAAGGCTCTGACTCGTGGTCAGGACGGTATCACCAAAACAACCCTGGCCACCTTTATCGATGGACTGGAGCTGCCAGCCCCGGTGAAGGAAGAACTGAAAGCCATGACGCCAGCCACCTATATTGGTAACGCTGTGGATCAGGCTAAGGCTATCTGA
- the mnmA gene encoding tRNA 2-thiouridine(34) synthase MnmA has protein sequence MKQPSDTKVIVGMSGGVDSSVSALLLKQQGYQVEGLFMKNWEEDDGTEYCTAMEDLADAQAVCDKLGIKLHKANFAAEYWDNVFEHFLNEYRNGRTPNPDILCNKEIKFKAFLDYARHLDADFIAMGHYARGGIVDGRAVLKKGLDNNKDQSYFLHQVGSEQLARTLFPVGELEKPEVRRLAEEHGLITHNKKDSTGICFIGERRFRDFLKQYLPAQPGDIITEAGDTIGQHSGLMYHTIGQRQGLGIGGLKGAGESPWYVVEKDLDRNVLIVGQGNDNPLLFSEALTASDIFWIAGQAPEMPSRLTAKVRYRQQDQACTLSKMEDGRYLVVFDKAQRAVTPGQSVVFYNGDICLGGGVIDGRHKTAADAKAA, from the coding sequence ATGAAACAACCTTCCGATACCAAAGTCATTGTCGGCATGTCCGGCGGTGTAGATTCTTCTGTCTCAGCGCTTCTGCTTAAACAGCAGGGCTACCAGGTAGAGGGTCTGTTTATGAAAAACTGGGAAGAAGATGACGGTACGGAATACTGTACCGCCATGGAAGACCTGGCGGACGCACAGGCCGTTTGCGACAAGCTGGGCATCAAGTTGCACAAAGCAAACTTTGCAGCAGAGTACTGGGATAACGTATTCGAACACTTCCTCAACGAGTACCGCAATGGCCGCACTCCTAACCCGGACATTCTGTGCAACAAGGAAATCAAGTTCAAGGCGTTCCTGGATTACGCCCGGCATCTGGATGCCGATTTTATCGCCATGGGACATTACGCCCGGGGTGGCATCGTCGATGGCCGGGCGGTTCTGAAAAAAGGTCTCGACAACAACAAGGACCAGAGTTACTTCCTGCATCAGGTTGGCTCTGAACAACTGGCACGCACGCTGTTCCCGGTGGGTGAACTGGAAAAGCCGGAAGTACGTCGTCTCGCTGAAGAACACGGCCTGATCACCCACAACAAAAAAGACAGCACCGGCATCTGCTTTATTGGCGAGCGCCGCTTCCGGGACTTCCTGAAGCAGTACCTGCCCGCACAACCAGGCGATATTATCACCGAAGCAGGCGACACCATTGGTCAGCATTCCGGACTGATGTACCACACCATTGGCCAGCGTCAGGGTCTGGGCATTGGCGGTCTGAAAGGGGCTGGTGAATCACCGTGGTATGTGGTTGAAAAAGATCTCGACAGAAATGTACTGATCGTCGGCCAGGGGAATGACAACCCACTGCTGTTTTCCGAAGCTCTGACCGCCAGTGATATATTCTGGATTGCCGGGCAGGCACCCGAAATGCCTTCCAGGCTGACCGCCAAGGTGCGTTACCGCCAGCAGGATCAGGCCTGCACACTCTCTAAAATGGAAGATGGCCGCTATCTGGTGGTGTTTGATAAGGCACAAAGAGCAGTCACACCGGGTCAGTCCGTGGTATTCTACAACGGTGATATCTGTTTGGGTGGTGGCGTTATTGACGGACGCCACAAGACTGCTGCTGACGCCAAAGCCGCATAA
- a CDS encoding ISNCY family transposase (programmed frameshift), with the protein MRQTINPQMQLGEVDISAITFNPKSRDDIPRLLRGLQHIWVTPDLREQVFQVLESMIPASSNNGRPGMDLWNILVFGTLRLVTNCDYDRLQELANEHGTLRKMLGHGPYCTHSYHIQTLQDNISLFTPEILDQVNQIVVAAGHQLVKKKDEPLYGRADSFVVKTDVHFPTDISLLNDACRKAIEFASTLAGQYQLPAWRQREYLKKQHRKRYHKVRNLKHSVAACEFKQRSRQHDIETAHLEYIKYSLDIIRKAESTAALVEKSAPDESALENLKYYIAHSRHQINLIYRRVIEHQQIPHSDKVFSIFEPHTEWISKGKAGVPVELGLRVCVLQDQFGFTLNHHVMQKQTDDQVAVPIAKGAKQRFPMLSQVSYDKGFWSPANLEELDGFLERTILPKKGRLSAEDKKREHHLEFTRAKRKHSAVESDINALEANGLDKCPDKGIDAFKRYVALAVVGGNLKRLGRILQERDF; encoded by the exons ATGCGTCAAACCATTAATCCACAAATGCAGTTGGGCGAGGTTGATATCTCCGCCATCACATTCAACCCCAAGTCCAGAGATGATATTCCCCGGCTTTTGCGGGGCTTGCAGCACATATGGGTTACACCTGATCTGAGAGAGCAGGTCTTTCAAGTTCTTGAAAGTATGATTCCTGCCAGCAGTAATAATGGTCGTCCCGGTATGGATCTCTGGAACATACTGGTGTTTGGCACCCTGCGGCTGGTCACTAACTGTGATTATGACCGTCTTCAGGAGCTGGCCAATGAACACGGCACGCTACGGAAAATGCTTGGGCACGGTCCTTACTGCACGCACTCTTATCATATCCAGACATTGCAGGATAATATCAGCCTGTTCACGCCCGAAATACTGGACCAGGTAAACCAGATTGTCGTGGCAGCAGGCCATCAACTGGTTAAAAAAA AAGATGAGCCGCTATATGGCCGTGCCGATTCGTTTGTAGTCAAGACCGATGTTCATTTTCCCACAGACATCAGCCTGTTAAACGATGCCTGTCGTAAGGCTATTGAGTTTGCGTCCACCCTGGCTGGCCAGTACCAGTTACCAGCGTGGCGTCAGCGGGAATACCTGAAAAAACAGCATCGAAAGCGCTATCACAAGGTGCGGAATCTGAAACATTCCGTTGCTGCCTGCGAGTTTAAACAGCGGTCACGTCAGCACGATATTGAAACGGCACACCTTGAATACATTAAGTACAGTCTCGACATTATCCGCAAGGCAGAAAGCACAGCTGCCCTGGTAGAAAAAAGCGCCCCCGATGAGTCTGCGCTGGAGAATCTCAAATACTACATTGCCCACAGTCGTCACCAGATTAATCTGATTTATCGTCGGGTGATCGAGCATCAGCAGATTCCTCACAGCGACAAGGTGTTCTCGATTTTTGAACCCCACACAGAATGGATCAGCAAGGGTAAAGCCGGAGTTCCTGTAGAGTTGGGGTTGCGGGTATGCGTACTGCAAGACCAGTTTGGCTTCACGCTGAATCACCATGTGATGCAAAAGCAGACAGACGATCAGGTTGCAGTGCCTATCGCAAAAGGAGCAAAACAACGCTTTCCCATGCTGAGCCAGGTCAGTTATGACAAAGGGTTCTGGAGCCCCGCCAACCTTGAGGAACTTGATGGCTTTCTGGAACGAACCATTCTGCCGAAGAAAGGCAGGCTTTCCGCAGAAGACAAAAAACGAGAGCACCACCTTGAGTTTACCCGGGCAAAAAGAAAGCATTCCGCCGTAGAGTCTGACATTAATGCTCTGGAAGCCAATGGCCTCGATAAATGTCCGGACAAGGGCATTGATGCCTTCAAGCGCTATGTTGCCCTTGCGGTTGTGGGTGGCAACCTGAAGCGCTTGGGCAGGATTTTACAAGAACGGGATTTTTAG
- a CDS encoding nucleotidyltransferase family protein, which yields MRLLKQTGQLLWRTLPDGQRLALGIRRGSAIFEVPSTIKKTCLNALSDKGVLQSPLKLDSKKLLTGQLPEQGPGLIPMVLEWPGIDSGNDPERFNQYCDNCDPLDFPDKPKKGNMRGSPLFLGDNLLMFAIPPGQDSERAIVVRVNGTQVVLSPEDIEWVEALLQNPQYHELLLQRVRNTLWLRHTDQHIIRSSYYLALNHVYLWLHRLLLDLEGKYAGIPAPAVLMQQLLMTQLFQAYKNQIPGIISFPDKTSEKQVSTDASSDTSSQEGSQLTSGAKQQSDASLKNDASSRDLKDPQNERTNIADQGAPLLPPPTLVIMAAGNGSRYGSPKQLDILPYINMTLPEVTIRNAAKAGIKKVVLIIREDLKQQVQDNIISRLPEGIEVQIVFQKLDDLPAGFQLDELPERNKPWGTAHAVWAARKVVNGSFVLLNADDYYGSNVFTEMIQGLPAGRSWAMVAYPLHRTLSGHGGVSRGICHINEGQQLVEVKEHYNLQRQQSRGIEGNSKDQPAVAFSDEQPVSMNVWGFQPDVFALIEEEFVAFLTRQKQNLTGADKEEFLLPDVVQTAISTREKVVRVYHSEDQWLGMTYRKDRESVGRLLHEWNQSTPPQHSFQTKHHFTE from the coding sequence GTGAGACTGTTAAAGCAAACAGGTCAACTGTTATGGCGAACATTGCCTGACGGGCAGCGTCTGGCGTTGGGCATCCGTCGGGGGAGCGCAATTTTCGAAGTTCCCAGCACTATAAAAAAGACCTGCCTGAATGCGCTTTCTGATAAAGGTGTTCTCCAATCTCCCCTTAAACTGGACTCAAAAAAGTTGCTGACTGGCCAGCTACCTGAGCAAGGGCCCGGACTCATTCCCATGGTGCTGGAATGGCCAGGGATTGACTCAGGCAACGACCCTGAACGGTTTAATCAGTATTGCGACAACTGTGATCCGCTTGATTTTCCCGACAAACCAAAAAAAGGAAACATGAGGGGGAGCCCACTCTTCTTGGGCGATAATCTGCTGATGTTTGCAATACCTCCCGGTCAGGATTCTGAAAGGGCTATCGTTGTCAGGGTTAATGGCACACAGGTTGTATTAAGCCCTGAGGATATTGAATGGGTGGAAGCGCTACTGCAAAATCCACAGTACCACGAGCTGCTACTGCAACGGGTCCGTAATACTCTATGGCTGCGACACACGGATCAGCATATTATCAGAAGCAGCTACTATCTGGCGCTGAATCATGTGTATTTATGGCTGCATCGATTGCTTCTCGATTTAGAAGGGAAGTACGCAGGTATTCCTGCACCAGCGGTATTAATGCAGCAGCTTTTGATGACTCAGCTTTTTCAAGCTTACAAGAACCAGATACCAGGGATAATCAGTTTTCCCGATAAAACAAGCGAAAAACAGGTTTCGACTGATGCATCTTCTGACACAAGTTCACAGGAAGGCTCTCAGTTAACCAGTGGAGCAAAACAACAATCAGACGCTTCACTGAAAAACGATGCCAGTTCCAGAGACTTGAAAGACCCTCAGAATGAAAGGACAAATATTGCTGATCAGGGGGCTCCCCTCCTGCCACCTCCGACGCTGGTTATAATGGCGGCCGGGAATGGATCCAGATACGGATCTCCCAAACAGTTGGATATTCTGCCCTATATCAACATGACACTACCAGAGGTCACTATAAGGAATGCGGCAAAGGCGGGCATTAAAAAAGTAGTGCTGATTATCCGGGAAGACCTGAAACAGCAAGTACAGGACAATATTATTTCCAGACTGCCAGAAGGTATTGAAGTTCAGATCGTCTTTCAGAAACTGGATGACCTTCCTGCCGGCTTTCAGTTAGATGAGTTACCAGAGCGGAACAAACCCTGGGGAACAGCACATGCGGTATGGGCTGCCAGAAAGGTTGTAAACGGTTCATTTGTTCTACTGAATGCTGATGATTATTATGGTTCGAATGTGTTTACTGAAATGATTCAGGGGTTGCCAGCAGGTAGAAGTTGGGCAATGGTTGCCTACCCACTGCATAGAACCCTTTCTGGACATGGAGGTGTCAGCCGTGGTATCTGCCACATCAATGAAGGTCAACAGCTTGTGGAGGTGAAAGAGCATTACAACTTGCAAAGGCAGCAAAGCAGAGGGATAGAAGGGAATTCTAAAGATCAGCCAGCAGTCGCCTTTTCTGATGAGCAACCTGTTTCCATGAATGTCTGGGGTTTTCAACCTGATGTTTTTGCACTGATAGAAGAAGAATTTGTGGCATTTTTAACGCGACAAAAGCAAAATCTGACCGGTGCAGACAAGGAAGAATTTCTTTTGCCTGATGTTGTGCAAACAGCAATTTCCACCAGGGAGAAGGTGGTGCGGGTTTACCACTCTGAAGACCAGTGGCTGGGGATGACCTATCGCAAAGACAGAGAGAGTGTAGGGCGTTTACTGCATGAATGGAATCAGAGTACTCCACCTCAACATTCTTTTCAGACAAAACACCATTTCACTGAGTAA
- a CDS encoding ATP-binding protein: MDAEAWKKRYQREKSARKAAERIAEEKTREIFFRNQELTKLAASLEEAVKERTRELEKQNFSLEEHRDKLKNQQRMLQSTNQALEEKAIELEKISRYKSEFLANVSHELRTPLNSTIILAKLILDNSEGNLSADDLYSMSVIYNNSNELLEIIEDILDMSQVQAGELSIHMEDVSIHELCQGLEEQFRPLADEKSLAFTIDVDTDLGEWINTDRKRLKQILKNLLSNACKFTPEKGRVALRIFRDVWNPDTDYTSECLSFAVSDSGIGIPVDKQQTIFQMFKQVDGSTSRQYGGTGLGLAICRKLSDLMDARLTLVSEKDQGATFTLSLPPGSLLPDAADHNPSSMNNDFFLNTVEPDSDEVFEFNQQTVLVVDDDLRNSFALSQLLQKHGLKVLLSENGRQALELMETERHIDLVVLDLMMPTMDGFTMLEKLRSEVEYRMLPVVVVTASASAEDEKRCRLAGADDYLSKPVEAPELLSCLHRWL; encoded by the coding sequence ATGGATGCTGAAGCCTGGAAGAAGCGTTATCAACGTGAAAAGTCTGCCCGTAAGGCGGCTGAACGTATAGCGGAAGAAAAAACCAGAGAGATATTCTTCAGAAACCAGGAGTTGACGAAACTGGCTGCCAGCCTGGAAGAAGCTGTAAAAGAGCGAACCCGGGAGCTGGAAAAGCAAAACTTCAGCCTTGAAGAACATCGGGACAAACTCAAAAATCAGCAACGCATGTTGCAGTCGACTAATCAGGCTCTGGAAGAGAAAGCCATAGAGCTGGAAAAAATCAGCCGTTACAAGTCAGAATTTCTTGCCAATGTTTCTCATGAACTGCGTACTCCGTTAAACAGTACCATTATCCTTGCCAAACTGATTCTGGATAACTCAGAAGGCAACCTCAGTGCAGATGACCTTTATTCCATGTCGGTTATATATAATAATTCCAATGAGTTACTGGAGATTATTGAGGACATACTGGATATGTCTCAGGTTCAGGCTGGCGAGCTGAGTATCCATATGGAAGATGTTTCGATCCATGAGTTATGCCAGGGGCTTGAAGAACAGTTCAGACCCCTGGCTGATGAAAAATCGCTGGCCTTTACCATTGACGTTGACACCGATCTGGGTGAATGGATTAACACAGACCGGAAGCGGTTAAAGCAGATACTCAAAAACCTTCTGTCGAATGCCTGTAAATTTACCCCGGAGAAGGGTCGTGTGGCGCTGCGGATTTTCAGGGATGTCTGGAATCCGGATACGGATTACACTTCGGAATGCCTGAGTTTTGCCGTGTCTGACTCGGGCATTGGTATTCCCGTCGATAAACAGCAGACCATCTTTCAGATGTTCAAACAGGTCGATGGATCGACCAGCCGGCAATATGGCGGCACCGGGCTTGGGCTGGCGATCTGCAGAAAACTGTCAGACCTGATGGATGCGAGACTAACGCTGGTCAGTGAGAAAGATCAGGGTGCCACTTTTACGCTTTCGCTTCCCCCCGGCTCTCTGTTGCCTGATGCGGCAGACCATAACCCGTCCAGCATGAATAACGATTTCTTTCTTAACACCGTCGAGCCTGACAGTGATGAGGTCTTTGAGTTTAACCAACAAACGGTACTCGTTGTTGATGATGACCTGAGGAACAGTTTTGCCCTGTCCCAGCTACTTCAGAAGCATGGCCTGAAGGTGTTGTTGTCTGAAAACGGCAGGCAGGCTCTGGAATTAATGGAAACAGAGCGGCATATCGACCTTGTGGTACTGGACTTAATGATGCCGACAATGGACGGCTTTACCATGCTGGAGAAGTTAAGAAGCGAAGTTGAGTATCGTATGCTGCCGGTTGTTGTGGTGACCGCCAGTGCTTCAGCAGAGGACGAAAAACGCTGTCGCCTGGCGGGTGCCGACGACTACCTTTCCAAACCTGTAGAAGCGCCTGAGCTTCTTAGTTGTCTTCACCGCTGGCTGTAG